A window of Mangifera indica cultivar Alphonso chromosome 11, CATAS_Mindica_2.1, whole genome shotgun sequence contains these coding sequences:
- the LOC123228859 gene encoding transcription initiation factor IIA subunit 2 — protein sequence MATFELYRRSTIGMCLTETLDEMVQSGTLSPELAIQVLVQFDKSMTEALETQVKSKVTIKGHLHTYRFCDNVWTFILTDADFKADDTPEHVGRVKIVACDSKLLSQ from the exons ATGGCGACGTTTGAGCTGTACCGGAGGTCGACGATCGGGATGTGCTTGACTGAGACTTTGGATGAGATGGTTCAAAGCGGTACGCTTAGTCCCGAGCTGGCTATCCAGGTTCTTGTCCAGTTCGATAAG TCTATGACCGAAGCACTGGAAACTCAAGTGAAGAGCAAGGTTACCATTAAg GGACATCTACACACCTACAGGTTCTGTGACAATGTTTGGACCTTCATCTTGACAGATGCTGATTTCAAAGCCGACGACACTCCAGAACATGTTGGTCGTGTGAAAATAGTGGCATGCGACTCAAAGCTACTCTCACAATGA
- the LOC123228858 gene encoding probable rhamnogalacturonate lyase B — MSAPGVQLHIYDHHVVMENGILQLTISKPAGHVTGIKCYDIDNLVEVRNKEDNRGYWDLVWSEAGSTGTTGKSELINGESFSVIVENEEQVEISFTRMWDKSQESKFAPLNIDKRYIMLRNISGFYSYAIYEHLEDWSGFNLPQTRIVFKLRKDKFQYMAIADDRQRHMPLPDDRLPKRCKELATPEAVLLVKPIEPEFKGEVDDKYQYSCENRALWVHGWICSDPPVGFWHINPSNEFRSGGPLKQNLTSHVGPITLAMFLSAHYSGEDLVLKLKDGEQWKKVFGPVFFYINTLLDNTDPLWLWEDAKQQMLTEVQSWPYNFPASDDFPGWNKRGSVSGRLQVRDWYVSDLSISAGGAYVGLAPPGEAGSWQRECKGYQFWTTTDANGYFSINDIRTGDYNLYAWVSGFIGDYHNEALITITEGCDTDLGELAFEPPRDGPTLWEIGFPDRTAFEFYVPDPNPNYINKLYVNHPDRFRQYGLWERYAELFPENDLVYTIGESDYTKDWFFAQVTRKKDDGTYEATTWQINFNLDSVEQGGTYKLRIALATANIAELQVRVNDPNADPPTFTTGQIGHDNTIARHGIHGLYWLYNIDVPGAQLVAGDNTIFLTQAISTGPFNGIMYDYIRLEKPPSAISKNYI, encoded by the exons ATGTCAGCTCCAGGAGTGCAGTTGCATATCTATGATCATCAT GTGGTGATGGAAAACGGCATTCTCCAACTGACAATATCGAAACCAGCTGGACATGTGACTGGAATAAAATGCTATGACATCGATAATCTGGTTGAAGTTCGTAATAAGGAGGATAATAGAGG GTACTGGGATCTTGTTTGGAGCGAAGCAGGGAGTACTGGAACAACTGGAAAATCTGAATT GATTAATGGAGAGAGTTTTAGTGTCATAGTGGAGAATGAGGAGCAAGTAGAGATATCGTTCACAAGGATGTGGGATAAATCCCAGGAGAGCAAGTTCGCTCCccttaatatagataaaag GTATATAATGCTTCGTAATATCTCGGGCTTTTACTCCTATGCCATCTATGAACATTTGGAGGATTGGTCTGGTTTCAACCTTCCCCAGACAAGAATTGTTTTCAAGCTTAGAAAAGACAA ATTTCAGTACATGGCAATAGCAGATGACAGGCAAAGACACATGCCGCTGCCAGACGACCGGCTGCCAAAAAGATGCAAAGAACTGGCCACCCCAGAAGCTGTCCTGCTAGTCAAACCTATAGAGCCAGAATTCAAAGGAGAA GTAGATGACAAATACCAATATTCTTGCGAGAATAGAGCTCTTTGGGTCCATGGGTGGATATGCAGTGACCCTCCAGTGGGATTCTGGCATATAAATCCCAGCAATGAGTTTCGATCAGGTGGACCACTCAAACAAAACCTAACATCACATGTTGGCCCCATCACTCTAGCG ATGTTTCTCAGCGCTCATTACTCAGGAGAGGATCTGGTACTCAAGCTCAAAGATGGTGAGCAATGGAAGAAAGTTTTTGGACCagtttttttctatatcaaCACTTTGTTGGATAACACGGATCCTCTCTGGTTATGGGAGGATGCCAAACAGCAG ATGTTGACAGAAGTCCAAAGTTGGCCCTATAATTTCCCAGCTTCTGATGATTTTCCAGGGTGGAATAAACGGGGTAGTGTTAGTGGTAGATTACAAGTCCGAGACTG GTATGTTAGCGATCTCTCTATATCAGCCGGCGGTGCTTATGTTGGGTTAGCGCCCCCTGGAGAGGCAGGATCATGGCAAAGAGAATGCAAG GGTTACCAATTTTGGACGACAACTGATGCGAATGGCTATTTTTCCATCAATGATATACGTACTGGGGACTACAATCTGTATGCTTGGGTCTCTGGTTTCATTGGAGATTATCACAATGAAGCTCTCATTACCATAACTGAAG GTTGTGATACTGACCTGGGTGAGCTTGCATTTGAGCCTCCCAGAGATGGCCCGACGTTGTGGGAAATAGGCTTCCCTGATCGTACTGCTTTCGAGTTTTATGTTCCAGATCCTAATCCAAATTATATCAACAAGCTTTATGTTAATCATCCTGACAG GTTTAGGCAATATGGATTATGGGAAAGATACGCAGAGTTATTCCCTGAAAATGATTTAGTTTACACCATCGGTGAAAGTGACTACACAAAAGATTGGTTCTTCGCTCAAGTTACAAG GAAGAAAGATGATGGCACATATGAGGCAACTACATGGCAAATTAATTTCAATCTTGACAGCGTGGAACAGGGTGGAACCTATAAACTGAGAATAGCTCTTGCAACTGCCAATATTGCAGAACTACAG GTCCGGGTGAATGACCCAAATGCAGATCCTCCTACATTTACAACCGGACAAATTGGGCATGACAACACAATTGCTCGCCATGGAATCCATGGACTCTACTGGCTTTATAACATTGATGTGCCAGGGGCTCAGCTTGTTGCCGGGGATAATACCATCTTTTTGACACAAGCAATAAGCACAGGTCCTTTTAATGGGATTATGTACGACTATATTCGCTTAGAAAAGCCCCCATCTGctatttctaaaaattatatctaa